In the Acidovorax sp. A79 genome, one interval contains:
- a CDS encoding ABC transporter permease, whose amino-acid sequence MQKNGPIALAFNALVITFMLAPLLVVCIVAFTPHNTLTLPTTEFSLRWFKAVFDHPDFMQSFWNSLWLALASATLATVLAVPAGIAITRYDFPGRGFLNGLFLSPLIIPHLVLGVALLRLFALIGGTGSFGWLVVAHALIVTPYTLRLVVAALVGFDRSAEHAALSLGASQATVFTRITLPMILPGVTGGWMLAFINSFDEVTMSIFVTSPSTVTLPVRMYMYATESIDPLMAAVSALMVAVTACAMVLLDRVYGLDRVLVGRK is encoded by the coding sequence CTGGTGGTGTGCATCGTCGCCTTCACGCCGCACAACACGCTCACGCTGCCCACCACCGAGTTCTCGCTGCGCTGGTTCAAGGCGGTGTTCGACCACCCGGACTTCATGCAGTCGTTCTGGAACAGCCTGTGGCTGGCCCTGGCGTCGGCCACGCTGGCGACAGTGCTGGCAGTGCCCGCGGGCATTGCGATCACGCGCTACGACTTTCCCGGGCGCGGCTTTCTCAATGGGCTGTTTTTGTCGCCATTGATCATTCCGCACCTGGTGCTGGGCGTGGCCCTGCTGCGCCTGTTCGCGCTGATCGGCGGCACGGGCAGCTTTGGCTGGCTGGTGGTGGCGCACGCGCTCATCGTCACGCCGTACACGCTGCGCCTGGTGGTGGCGGCGCTGGTGGGGTTCGACCGCAGCGCGGAGCATGCAGCCCTGTCGCTGGGCGCCAGCCAGGCCACGGTGTTCACGCGCATCACGCTGCCCATGATTTTGCCGGGCGTGACGGGCGGGTGGATGCTGGCCTTCATCAACAGCTTTGACGAAGTGACCATGTCGATCTTCGTCACCTCGCCCAGCACGGTGACGCTGCCGGTGCGCATGTACATGTACGCCACCGAATCCATCGACCCGCTGATGGCGGCCGTGTCGGCGCTGATGGTGGCCGTGACGGCGTGCGCCATGGTGCTGCTGGACCGTGTCTATGGACTGGACCGCGTCCTCGTGGGCCGGAAGTAG
- a CDS encoding (2Fe-2S)-binding protein yields MSSSPALLHRVAEKSRAPVHFTINGQSATALQGDTVLTAILTQHAQLRRNEFSHEPRAGFCLMGACQDCWVLTDSGERLRACSTFVTPGMALRTEPADAATFASGGQP; encoded by the coding sequence ATGAGTTCCAGCCCTGCCTTGCTGCACCGCGTGGCCGAGAAGAGCCGTGCGCCCGTGCACTTCACCATCAACGGCCAATCCGCCACCGCTCTTCAGGGCGATACGGTGCTGACGGCCATCCTCACGCAGCATGCGCAACTGCGCCGCAACGAGTTCAGCCACGAGCCGCGCGCAGGCTTCTGTTTGATGGGTGCCTGCCAGGACTGCTGGGTGCTGACCGACAGCGGCGAGCGCCTGCGCGCCTGCAGCACCTTCGTCACCCCCGGCATGGCGCTGCGCACCGAACCCGCCGACGCGGCCACCTTTGCCAGCGGGGGCCAGCCATGA
- a CDS encoding FAD-dependent oxidoreductase, whose translation MTTKPALQPVIVGAGPAGIRAAQTLAAHGVRPVLIDEAARGGGQIYRRPPAHFKRTPATLYGTEAARATALHGTLDGLHAQIDYQPDSLVWNAQGGLLDVLHGPTQTTRTVPYGQLIVASGATDRVLPVPGWTLPGVYTLGGAQVALKFQGCAIGSRVVLMGTGPLLYLVAYQYAKAGAMVAAVLDTARFADQLAAVPAMLTQPAVFAKGVYYVGWLRAHGVPIHSGIRPVRVLGDGRVAGVVWADGAGREHTLSCDAVGFGYALRSETQLADLLGCRFAWAPMHRAHLPERDAAGRSSVRGVYLAGDGAGILGADAAEWAGELAALALLQDHGTAVDAARMQALQGQLHRLMRFRQGLERAFPFPTDWAAHAPDALVVCRCENITAGDLRACVRETGADEMNRLKALTRVGMGRCQGRSCGVAAAEILAQATGQPVERVGRLRGQAPIKPVPIHLQARQATDAGASA comes from the coding sequence ATGACGACGAAGCCTGCTTTGCAACCCGTGATCGTGGGTGCAGGCCCCGCCGGCATCCGCGCCGCGCAGACGCTGGCGGCGCACGGCGTGCGCCCTGTGCTGATCGACGAAGCCGCGCGCGGCGGCGGGCAGATCTACCGCCGCCCGCCTGCCCACTTCAAGCGCACCCCCGCCACGCTGTACGGCACCGAGGCCGCGCGTGCCACCGCATTGCACGGCACGCTGGACGGCCTGCACGCACAGATCGACTACCAGCCCGACAGCCTGGTGTGGAACGCACAGGGCGGCCTGCTGGATGTGTTGCACGGCCCCACGCAGACCACGCGCACCGTGCCCTACGGCCAGCTCATCGTGGCCAGCGGCGCCACCGACCGCGTGCTGCCCGTGCCGGGCTGGACGCTGCCGGGTGTCTACACGCTGGGCGGCGCGCAGGTGGCGCTCAAGTTCCAGGGCTGCGCCATCGGCAGCCGTGTGGTGCTGATGGGCACGGGCCCGCTGCTGTACCTGGTGGCCTACCAGTACGCCAAGGCCGGCGCCATGGTCGCTGCGGTGCTCGACACCGCGCGCTTTGCCGACCAGCTGGCCGCCGTGCCCGCCATGCTCACGCAGCCTGCGGTGTTCGCCAAGGGCGTGTACTACGTGGGCTGGCTGCGCGCGCACGGCGTGCCCATCCACAGCGGCATCCGCCCCGTGCGCGTGCTGGGCGACGGCCGCGTGGCGGGCGTGGTGTGGGCCGATGGTGCCGGGCGCGAACACACGCTCAGCTGCGACGCCGTGGGTTTTGGCTACGCGCTGCGCTCCGAAACACAGCTGGCCGACCTGCTGGGCTGCCGCTTTGCCTGGGCACCGATGCACCGCGCCCACCTACCCGAGCGCGATGCCGCGGGCCGCAGCAGCGTGCGAGGCGTGTACCTGGCGGGCGACGGCGCGGGCATCCTGGGCGCCGACGCGGCCGAGTGGGCCGGCGAGCTGGCCGCGCTGGCGCTGCTGCAGGACCACGGGACGGCCGTGGATGCGGCGCGCATGCAGGCGCTGCAGGGGCAGCTTCACCGCCTGATGCGGTTTCGCCAGGGGCTGGAACGCGCCTTTCCCTTCCCCACCGACTGGGCCGCGCACGCGCCCGACGCGCTGGTGGTGTGCCGCTGCGAGAACATCACGGCCGGCGATCTGCGCGCCTGCGTGCGCGAGACCGGTGCCGATGAAATGAACCGCCTGAAGGCGCTCACCCGCGTGGGCATGGGCCGCTGCCAGGGCCGCAGCTGTGGCGTGGCAGCGGCCGAGATCCTGGCGCAGGCCACCGGCCAGCCCGTGGAGCGGGTGGGCCGGCTGCGCGGGCAGGCGCCGATCAAACCGGTACCGATCCACCTGCAGGCACGGCAGGCCACGGACGCGGGAGCCAGCGCATGA
- a CDS encoding NAD(P)/FAD-dependent oxidoreductase: MSSSTPRTIKTDVAIVGGGIVGASAALALRRQGVDVVLLERDLCGSRSSGVNYGGVRRQGRPLSQLPLAQRAHEIWARLPALIGTDGEYQRTGHFKIARSEADMAALEHYAHLSRDFDLGIELISGERLRAQCPWLGGKAVGGSLCVDDGQANPRLVSPAFALAAQRAGAQIFERSPLTRIEHDGRQLFTLHSGTALEVSAPVVLNCAGAWAGAMAEQFGEPVPLRSGHPAMMVTEPLPYFMQWSLGVEGGGIYCRQVARGNLVLGGGSGFWLDGDRARSERSAIASLTVQAVELLPALKHAHFIRTWSGTEGYLPDRQPVLCKSRTTPGLIHGFGFAGAGFQIGPAVGEVLAELARDGHTSTPIDAFSLARFDTPPAPAAGATPTTTTAQAH, encoded by the coding sequence ATGAGCAGCAGCACGCCTCGAACCATCAAGACCGACGTCGCCATCGTGGGCGGCGGCATCGTGGGTGCATCGGCCGCGCTGGCCCTGCGCCGCCAGGGCGTGGACGTGGTGCTGCTGGAGCGCGACCTGTGCGGCTCGCGCTCGAGCGGCGTGAACTACGGCGGCGTGCGCCGCCAGGGGCGGCCGTTGAGCCAGTTGCCGCTCGCGCAGCGCGCGCACGAGATCTGGGCGCGGCTGCCCGCGCTCATCGGCACCGACGGCGAGTACCAGCGCACCGGGCACTTCAAGATCGCGCGCAGCGAGGCGGACATGGCCGCGCTGGAGCACTACGCCCACCTGAGCCGGGACTTCGACCTGGGCATCGAGCTGATCAGCGGCGAGCGCCTGCGGGCGCAGTGCCCCTGGCTGGGCGGCAAGGCGGTGGGCGGCTCGCTGTGCGTGGACGATGGGCAGGCCAACCCGCGCCTGGTGTCGCCCGCGTTCGCGCTGGCAGCCCAACGCGCCGGCGCGCAGATCTTCGAGCGCTCGCCGCTCACACGCATCGAACACGACGGCCGGCAGTTGTTCACGCTGCACTCGGGCACGGCACTGGAGGTCAGTGCCCCGGTGGTGCTCAACTGCGCGGGTGCCTGGGCCGGTGCGATGGCGGAGCAGTTTGGCGAACCGGTGCCGCTGCGCTCCGGCCACCCCGCGATGATGGTCACCGAGCCCCTGCCCTATTTCATGCAATGGAGCCTGGGCGTGGAAGGCGGCGGCATCTACTGCCGCCAGGTGGCGCGCGGCAACCTGGTGCTGGGCGGCGGGTCGGGCTTCTGGCTCGACGGCGACCGCGCGCGCTCGGAGCGCAGCGCCATCGCGTCGCTCACCGTGCAGGCGGTCGAGCTGCTGCCCGCGCTGAAACACGCGCACTTCATCCGCACCTGGAGCGGCACCGAGGGCTACCTGCCCGACCGCCAGCCCGTGCTGTGCAAGAGCCGCACCACGCCCGGCCTGATCCACGGCTTCGGCTTTGCGGGCGCGGGCTTTCAGATCGGCCCCGCCGTGGGCGAAGTGCTGGCCGAACTGGCGCGCGACGGGCACACCAGCACGCCGATCGACGCGTTTTCCCTGGCTCGCTTTGACACGCCGCCAGCGCCCGCCGCGGGCGCCACGCCCACAACAACCACAGCGCAGGCCCACTGA
- a CDS encoding ABC transporter substrate-binding protein yields MNFAFRPNVSLRRGLLAAAAATALAASGAAVAQTPKTLYIGMNGGTMEKAYTQYVFPAFEKLHGVKVVVVPGTSSDILAKAQANKDKPQMHVMFLDDGIMVRAMGMGLCEKQRPNPHLNDIYPAARFKDDLASGVSLGMTGIAYNTKMFTEKGWAAPTSWMDFADPKYKGKVVFQSMPSSSFGLHGFLMFNRIQGGNDKNVEPGFNNWAKTIGPNVLEYIPSSAKISEMVQTGEAALFPLTPTAVAALKSKGIPVEYAQPKEGSVVLMTGQCVIARNSEPELAQKLAEFLLSPLAQANVLQFGAQIPTNPKAPAVGEGAAQVAQISQWMKNAVTLDWDSVNANRPAWNTRWNKTIER; encoded by the coding sequence ATGAACTTCGCTTTCCGCCCGAACGTTTCCCTGCGCCGCGGCCTGCTGGCTGCGGCCGCTGCCACGGCCCTGGCCGCCAGCGGCGCAGCCGTGGCACAGACCCCCAAGACGCTGTACATCGGCATGAACGGCGGCACCATGGAGAAGGCGTACACCCAGTACGTGTTCCCGGCGTTCGAGAAGCTGCACGGCGTGAAGGTCGTGGTGGTGCCGGGCACGTCCTCGGACATATTGGCCAAGGCCCAGGCCAACAAGGACAAGCCGCAGATGCACGTGATGTTCCTAGATGACGGCATCATGGTGCGCGCCATGGGCATGGGCCTGTGCGAGAAGCAGCGCCCCAACCCGCACCTGAACGACATCTACCCGGCCGCCCGCTTCAAGGACGACCTGGCCAGCGGCGTGAGCCTGGGCATGACCGGCATCGCCTACAACACCAAGATGTTCACCGAAAAGGGCTGGGCTGCGCCCACCTCGTGGATGGACTTTGCGGACCCCAAGTACAAGGGCAAGGTGGTGTTCCAGTCCATGCCGTCGTCGTCGTTCGGGCTGCACGGCTTCCTGATGTTCAACCGCATCCAGGGCGGCAACGACAAGAACGTGGAACCGGGCTTCAACAACTGGGCCAAGACCATCGGCCCCAATGTGCTCGAATACATCCCGAGCTCGGCCAAGATCTCCGAGATGGTGCAGACCGGCGAGGCCGCGCTGTTCCCGCTCACGCCCACGGCCGTGGCCGCGCTCAAGTCCAAGGGCATTCCCGTGGAATACGCACAGCCCAAGGAGGGCTCGGTGGTGCTGATGACCGGCCAGTGCGTGATCGCCAGGAACAGCGAGCCCGAGCTGGCGCAGAAGCTGGCCGAGTTCCTGCTGAGCCCGCTGGCGCAGGCCAACGTGCTGCAGTTCGGCGCGCAGATCCCCACCAACCCCAAGGCCCCGGCCGTGGGCGAAGGCGCGGCGCAAGTGGCGCAGATCAGCCAGTGGATGAAGAACGCCGTGACGCTGGACTGGGACAGCGTGAACGCCAACCGCCCGGCCTGGAACACGCGCTGGAACAAGACCATCGAGCGCTGA